In Pectinophora gossypiella chromosome 8, ilPecGoss1.1, whole genome shotgun sequence, the DNA window gctaaattacttataaattactATTAATGTCAAGGtccgaggcttttcttgcagcttcttttccccggctatacaggttgttagaagctgcagtaggtggatgagacgttcgttatgtaaaaaatgacaattcaaagtgtaactactgaataaagatatttttgaatttgaattttgattatgatttccgaagaaaacttaattatttagttagtaatattgaaggaTAAAGGATTTTGTTTAGTCAATGTGGagaagaccgtctgggctaaaagaccgtatattgccaataacttctaaatttgaataactagcgcctTACGTCTCTGTCGATAAAACAGTCCCTAAAGAGCCAGTCCGAACTAAAAACCGTAGACGGTGCTAGTATGATTAGTTTGGACAATATCGgtcctgcaattttttttaccatttcgcgCTTCAGAATGCAGTGGCCAGTGGCggatttttgataaaaaaaagtggcaaatcggaggattttcagaagtttttctgatcacttaggttatttattgatccattaatgtattcgttaaacataatgcaggaatatagcttttatttagaatttatacccatgtgaaattttaaattagaaaatataatagttgggAAGACCGTCTACATTAAGAGAGGGAAGTCCGTCATATGCCGATCTTGCCTCAATCCAGACATTGTCAACTATTACAGCATAGCGTATTTTATGCAAGACTAGTGAAATAGCATTTTGTGTCCCATtctgttaatattttgtgtttgtgtgtgttcacattataaatcttactgacttatacctaatattaagtaatatgtgtacgtcacatagtctaccaccagacaatcaagacgctttttagtgacacctcatttgtttaacTCTGATAAGTGCTTCAGGGGTTGGGAGGGAACAAAcgtgtatacacacatacatacatacatagcgcatAACCCTCTCTTTGCTttaccgcagtcgggtaaacaatATGACGACATGTTTACAACCACTGTCACCAAAGATATGCCGGTCTTGCCTTGTTtcacaaaataatcatttatctgTGTAATGAAAGCCTTATTCATAAATCGGTAAAGTACATATCAGAATGGCATTGCAGGTTCACCGCctgaaagtattttcatacgtctaggcctacgatttcttactaataatgcgttttttcttttgtggacggacttgcctcacactgcattggaagaccgtctacttggcattttttaataaaacgattgtatatcaaaagattacggcgctttctcttatatttagacttataaacatagccaagtaaattatctatcataaCCGATCATATAACTTGATCTACAAATGATATCTTTTTCAATAAACTTagtcaaactcaaattttagaacagtatgccggtcttccccacattgacttactttaaaaaaatactttgttttaattaaccacactatcacaaacaaggagttttcatcgttttcagccatcctaactttatatttttttcacaaactATACgtgatcccgaaaatttcgggatctcgcagaattgatatttccaatcccgcgggatctcgaatttacgATCTCGATtcaggattgcattccctagtgcAAACACTggtctcatcatctccctagcgttaaccCGTTTCTCACGCGGTCCACTTGCAACGACCACGACCAGGGTTGcaccaccatggtgtcctagtgagattaGGGCCTTCAGTCTCTCGAGGACATAATGAGCTGAGCCAACACCAATTTTTGCGTGATTTGTTTAGCTGCAATATTAGAAAACaaatacaaagtttttttattttcaaatatttactaGAACACGAAATGACatcaataattaacaaaaataatgctatttactgcactcgtcaaaagcccgcccctgactaatccgggtgcgaaggtgcccattacactagccgcatttcctcgctgtacagcaatggacaaccttCGCGGCAAGAACAATCCGGCACGGTGGTCATCTCCACTCTCTCTTAAATGACGTCCGATTTCCGCgatacatttttaaatacaaaGTAGGTATAAGAGGTTCGcgattttattattcaaaaacataattatttttccttttcactTAGCGATAAATTTTATACACATCGATGCTTTAATACAATTCGTCATTGTTAAATTAAATGAAGTTCATTGAATTGAATGAGAAAATGTTAAATACATTATGCACCTGAATTATTTTAAAGTTCATTTCTTCGTATATTTAACAAGAAAATATCATAATTATCGTACGATGCAAATAAGCGCTGGAATATCCgagcaataataaatattttgataacTTAATTCTATAGTTACTTACTGTCAAGTCCAATATTTAGAAGTTTtatagtaatatttttagttaaaaagaaataaacaaatgtCCAGAAAATTATTCAATTTATCCGAAAACAccgaaaaaacattttattcggATACTAAAAACGTAACGGATAACGTAAGCTCTACATACATTGAATGATGAATATTGATGAAGTGACATTCAATTAAAACTCGGAAAAGAAAAGcttaaaatatgaaatagtatttatattttgtttgatgtgttgttttgtttatcctgtattgggctggtttgccctttgcgggttggaaggtcagacaggcagtcgcttctgtaaaaaaggacctgtcaaatcttcaggttaggtaagcggaccctgtgaaaccgGGATAGatggatagataaaatactttattggacacaaaatacagatataaggacagcatatacagaaaagcacaacaggcggccttatcggaggagggggggggggatatCGCTAGGGAGAGCTTCTACATGCTACCAAAATATTGTTCCACTCTTGAAGCTCTATAGAATTACTTTTAACGTTTAGCTGCTCATCTTCCCGAGCTATATTGATTGTGCCGCTGCTAATGTAATggaacattaattattatgtatgattgGTTACCATCATGTCCCTTTTTTGGCTCCATATCAAAAGGcgctgtaaaataataatatcgaaATTTGTGGCACTGGCGATCTCATTAAAGATTTCGGAtttgagtaaaatatttttttaatgcaaGATCTATTTTATTTCAGGTGACCACAGCAGAGATCTGAATTACGACGTGAGCGCAATCGACGTCTGGTTCTATGACTGGGAAAAGAACGAAGTCCGAACCTTCAAAATCAACAATGCTAGTGAAGGAATTCTCCAATACAGAGACCTTGACAAGGTCAAGCAATTCTTCGTCTTCGTCGGCGGCTTTAAGTCCcacataaacaaaaaaactgaAGCCCAAATCAGGGAGACCTTTAGGAACTATCCAAATAGCTACCTGATCATCATTGACCATTCTGCCTACACACACGACAAGGACGGTGCTGTCAAAAGTTACGAAAGATCTGTCAGATATGTCCACTACATCGGGAAAGCAATAGCTGGTATGCTGGCAGGTTTGACGAAAGGAGGAATCTCACCAAAGAGCATGCGTTGTATTGGACACAGTTTGGGGAGCCAAATCTTGGGACAGACTGGAGAAGCATTCCACAATATAACCAGTGCGAAGATTTCAAGGATAACAGGTTTGGACCCGGCTGGTCCGTGCTTTTCTAATAGTTTGACTCAGGAACAGATAAGGTCTGGAGTAGCTGAGTACGTAGAGGTATACCATTGCAACGCAGGTGGTCTCGGAACGACCAGTGTTCTGGCCGATACAGACTTCTTCGTTAACAAGAAAGGGCAATCTCAACCTAACTGCAAGACTCCTTTGATTCCTGGTATATTTGACTCTCCTAAAGCTGCTAAATGTAGCCATAGAGCCTGTGTGGATATCTGGACGTCGACTGTGCAGCGGCCGAATTGGTTTCCAGCGTACAAATGTGACTCGTATAAGCAGTTCAAGGATGCGAAGTGTTCGCCCAATGATATTACCACTGCTGGGTTCTGGAATCCTGGTAACGCTACTGGGGTTTATTACTTCTCAACTGAAGGTTATGACGTTCCAGCTACTCCAGTTAAACCCCAATAATATTGAAATGCCACAGTGAGCTTGTTGGTTATGTTTGCTTGAAATCGCCGgtgtggtcgatgatttccttcacacAGCGCTATCGACTTACCagaatcgattaattctttcaaatgtctCCGAGAAGTCCTCTCAGGCGActccctgaaccgaggttcgcatCGTTAGGTCTGGtgtcttaattttttgtaacgagagcccttagcgctcccagCGGCCATGTAGTAAATGTGCATAAACTCTCGACTATTTCCCATCGCGTTAAGCAGGTACTATGAAATTCCATATGCTTCGACCATGAGCACTTCTCACATAGTCAGTGTCGTTTGGAACCCGGTTATTGGatttgcaccaataagttattaatttatcttaagtacagttttcgctaacacggttggctcgacaattatagatggcgattcggcttaccacctattacgttgccgcgatggtctaacagaaaggtcggtgagatgtgggtacttagttcatcttgcgatggatgtacccctgacaacccttattgggatatagtcgtgagcctatGTTTGTGTATGACTAcatatcttgcttcctccacattcacagTACAACAACAAAAGCTGGATAGTAAAAATATTcgtacaaaaattaaattaggtatttatcAAATTGTCAATGTTGTCCACGTTTCATAtaattattgtaggtaagtaaaatGTTGTGCTAAAATTAAGCGTAACTACAGGAAAGTCAAttaatttttattcaaattatttgaatattttaccgCCTAAGTAATATCAGTTTACAaacatattaattaaataatctgTGTTTTCACTCGTACACTAAATTGattcttattatttaattctaAACACGTTTTTTAACGTCACTTATTTATTGTATGGCATTTTTTGGGCCCGAATAGAAAAATACCAAAATTATGtgcaataattaaaattataattatgagtATGTGTTTATGTtgagtgtttttattttaataataattatgtgttatttttgtgtaataagtgttttattattattaatatataattattgatATTATGATTGATTCCATCTTGGCTCTTTAAGGCCAGTACCTTTAAGTgatcacgggcctaaaccaattgaTCACTCATTTGATTATTGAGATAAGTTACAGGTCGGTCTTTCTGTAAGAATTTTCGGACTGGGTTTTGTGGGTTAGTGGACCGCGATACTGGGGCTCCATTGgactattatttaataattattatgtgtcagaaatgaaaagtattttattttttgtagaaaCTTCAGAGTCCTTACGTCTCTTGCTTTCTGGTCGGCTGTTAATATCATAATGCGGAAAATCCACAGTAAGTCACAGCAAAAAAAACTTCTTGCTTGAGATTTTCCTAGTTTTACtacaacatttttaattaacaatataACAACTTAATGGCAACACTGTGACATATACATGGGGAAATACACGAACACAATCTTGCTAGGAAAAAACGAACTTACGGCAttgatttttctttttccttaCTTCCTTCGATTCGTATGGTAAAACTAATTAGCCAAAGCATAATAACATTACttctttatttaagtacctacacgaCAGCACCtcccatatatatatatatatgtgctGTAGTAAAGTTGTAAGACAGCCTcgatggtctagtggttaatgcattgggctcatgatctggaggtccgagttcgattcccaatggtgACACtatcgaaaatcactttgtgagactttcatTTGTTGTGCtgggacattacagtctgaatCACGTTTTTGAGCCACACAGTTCCAGA includes these proteins:
- the LOC126369254 gene encoding phospholipase A1 VesT1.02-like; the encoded protein is MKTLCVFVSLFACGYGWGRGDLEKYGPFQLALRSNMIKCDHSRDLNYDVSAIDVWFYDWEKNEVRTFKINNASEGILQYRDLDKVKQFFVFVGGFKSHINKKTEAQIRETFRNYPNSYLIIIDHSAYTHDKDGAVKSYERSVRYVHYIGKAIAGMLAGLTKGGISPKSMRCIGHSLGSQILGQTGEAFHNITSAKISRITGLDPAGPCFSNSLTQEQIRSGVAEYVEVYHCNAGGLGTTSVLADTDFFVNKKGQSQPNCKTPLIPGIFDSPKAAKCSHRACVDIWTSTVQRPNWFPAYKCDSYKQFKDAKCSPNDITTAGFWNPGNATGVYYFSTEGYDVPATPVKPQ